In Opitutaceae bacterium TAV5, one genomic interval encodes:
- a CDS encoding MFS transporter → MKTVSLLRSFRSRNYRLFFSGQAISLMGNWMTTTASMWLAYKLAASPFHVGLVGFATQIPLLVLAPFTGVTGDRLDRRRLLIGLQMCSLVQSASLATVTLTGNMTITVLVGLSLVQGFINAFEFPTRQSFVAEMVDRREDLPNAIALNSSMFNIARLLGPAIAGVLINRWSAGVCYAIDAVSYLPVILSLWMMRVQPRPPRERVTRAWEDFGAGLAYVRAEGGLRRPLLLVAVNALAGFGASTLASVFAGGVFDGNAAMLGHFYSAVGAGALLSAIILGTRTTVDQLRPWIVRGTVLVAASSLVIALSPSVWVAYVGYFVSGTAVVLVMAGSNTLIQARVADDKRSRVMGLFVMAQGVAPIGALLTGWAAAHWGPRLALGLCAAVMAVAAVAFAKPRSAPAAGEPVRPVVGEGTGAPFV, encoded by the coding sequence GTGAAAACCGTTTCGCTCCTGCGCTCGTTCCGTTCCCGCAACTACCGGCTGTTCTTCTCCGGCCAGGCGATCTCGCTGATGGGCAACTGGATGACAACGACAGCCTCCATGTGGCTGGCGTACAAGCTGGCGGCGAGTCCGTTTCACGTGGGGCTGGTGGGGTTTGCCACGCAGATTCCCCTGCTGGTGCTGGCGCCGTTCACGGGGGTGACGGGCGACCGGCTGGACCGGCGCCGGCTGCTGATCGGGTTGCAGATGTGTTCGCTGGTGCAATCGGCGTCGCTGGCGACCGTGACGCTGACCGGGAACATGACGATCACGGTGCTGGTGGGGCTTTCGCTGGTGCAGGGATTCATCAATGCGTTCGAGTTTCCGACGCGGCAGTCCTTCGTGGCGGAGATGGTGGACCGGCGCGAGGATCTGCCCAATGCCATCGCGCTCAATTCCTCGATGTTCAACATCGCGCGGTTGCTCGGGCCGGCGATCGCGGGCGTGCTCATCAACCGCTGGAGCGCGGGCGTGTGTTACGCGATCGATGCCGTGAGTTACCTGCCGGTGATCCTGAGTCTGTGGATGATGCGCGTGCAGCCGCGGCCGCCGCGCGAGCGGGTGACGCGGGCGTGGGAAGACTTCGGGGCGGGCCTGGCCTACGTGCGGGCGGAAGGCGGGCTGCGGAGGCCGCTCCTGCTGGTGGCGGTCAACGCGCTGGCGGGGTTCGGGGCGAGCACGCTGGCGTCGGTGTTTGCGGGCGGGGTTTTTGACGGCAATGCGGCCATGCTGGGGCATTTTTATTCGGCGGTGGGCGCGGGGGCGTTGCTGAGCGCGATCATCCTGGGGACGCGCACGACGGTGGACCAGCTCCGTCCGTGGATCGTGCGCGGCACGGTGCTGGTGGCGGCGAGTTCGCTGGTGATCGCGCTGAGTCCGTCGGTGTGGGTGGCGTATGTCGGTTATTTTGTCAGCGGGACGGCGGTGGTGCTGGTGATGGCGGGCAGCAACACGCTGATCCAGGCGCGCGTGGCGGACGACAAGCGGAGCCGCGTGATGGGGCTGTTTGTGATGGCGCAGGGGGTGGCGCCGATCGGGGCGCTGCTGACGGGGTGGGCGGCAGCGCACTGGGGTCCGCGGCTGGCGCTCGGCCTGTGCGCGGCGGTGATGGCGGTGGCGGCGGTGGCGTTTGCGAAACCGCGCTCGGCGCCGGCGGCGGGTGAGCCGGTCCGGCCGGTCGTCGGCGAGGGCACGGGAGCGCCGTTCGTGTGA
- a CDS encoding iron ABC transporter permease — protein sequence MNWLSPFHYDFMLAAFALSVLVGTVCAVFSCFLVLKGWSLMGDAISHAVLPGIVLAYVAGVPLAIGAFLSGLACAIGTGFIKSNSRLKEDTVMGVVFTGLFALGLVIFTKVESDQHLNHILFGSLLGLPKAQVIQTAIIGGATLLVTLALRKDLLLFCFDPGHARSVGINVTVLNYVMLSLLALTIVASLQAVGVILVVAMLVTPGCTGFLLTDRFGPMMLVAVGTSVGSSLAGVYVSFFINGSTGSCIVLAQTAVFVLALVFAPKRGLLANRLLRRRRAMNPARTG from the coding sequence ATGAACTGGCTCAGCCCTTTCCACTACGACTTCATGCTGGCCGCCTTCGCGCTGAGCGTGCTCGTCGGCACGGTCTGCGCCGTTTTTTCCTGTTTCCTCGTGCTGAAAGGATGGTCGCTGATGGGCGACGCCATCTCGCACGCCGTGCTGCCCGGCATCGTGCTGGCTTACGTCGCGGGCGTGCCGCTGGCCATTGGCGCGTTTCTCTCCGGCCTGGCTTGCGCGATCGGCACGGGTTTCATCAAGAGCAACAGCCGCCTGAAGGAGGACACCGTGATGGGCGTGGTGTTCACCGGCCTGTTCGCGCTCGGTCTGGTGATTTTCACCAAGGTCGAGAGCGACCAGCACCTCAACCACATCCTGTTCGGCAGCCTGCTCGGCCTGCCGAAAGCGCAGGTGATCCAGACCGCGATCATCGGCGGCGCGACGCTGCTCGTGACGCTCGCGCTGCGCAAGGACCTGCTGCTTTTCTGCTTCGATCCCGGCCACGCCCGCAGCGTCGGCATCAATGTAACGGTTCTCAACTACGTGATGCTTTCGTTGCTGGCGTTGACCATCGTGGCCTCGCTTCAGGCGGTGGGCGTCATTCTCGTCGTCGCCATGCTGGTGACGCCGGGCTGCACGGGTTTTCTGCTCACGGACCGTTTCGGTCCGATGATGCTCGTCGCGGTCGGCACCTCGGTCGGGTCCAGCCTGGCCGGCGTGTATGTAAGTTTTTTCATCAACGGCTCGACCGGCTCCTGCATCGTGCTGGCACAGACGGCCGTGTTTGTGCTCGCGCTCGTCTTCGCGCCGAAACGCGGCCTGCTCGCCAACCGGCTTCTGCGCCGACGCCGGGCGATGAACCCGGCCCGGACGGGTTGA
- a CDS encoding 30S ribosomal protein S2, translated as MNVTAKDLLDAGVHFGHQTKRWNPRSKPYVFDHRQGITIIDLGKTHELLRKAYTFIEDTVANGGNVLFVGTKKQAQEILREAATSTSMPYCVDRWLGGTLTNFATVKKSIAKFKKFQALETSGDINKLSAKEGAAIKREMVRMNKNFAGIVDMPELPSAMFVVDANHEDIAVAEAARCGIPCVGLVDTNSDPTKLSHPIPGNDDAVKSIRIIVDTIVEAVQSGLSQRDSRRAARGAADLKAASAAVAAAAGITEEPAAVAVVEIEDEVVADIIGEDGEVIKPAKKKAAPVRKKIAAPKDDE; from the coding sequence ATGAACGTCACTGCCAAAGACCTGCTCGACGCCGGCGTCCACTTCGGTCACCAGACCAAGCGCTGGAACCCGCGCTCCAAGCCCTACGTGTTCGACCACCGCCAGGGCATCACCATCATCGACCTCGGCAAGACCCACGAACTGCTCAGGAAAGCCTACACCTTCATCGAGGACACCGTCGCCAACGGCGGCAACGTGCTCTTTGTCGGCACCAAGAAGCAGGCCCAGGAAATCCTCCGCGAGGCCGCCACCTCCACCAGCATGCCCTACTGCGTCGACCGCTGGCTCGGCGGCACGCTCACCAACTTCGCGACCGTCAAGAAATCGATCGCCAAGTTCAAGAAATTCCAGGCCCTCGAGACCTCCGGCGACATCAACAAGCTCTCCGCCAAGGAAGGCGCCGCCATCAAGCGCGAGATGGTCCGCATGAACAAGAACTTCGCCGGCATCGTCGACATGCCCGAGCTTCCCTCGGCCATGTTCGTCGTCGACGCCAATCATGAAGACATCGCCGTCGCCGAAGCCGCCCGCTGCGGCATCCCCTGCGTCGGCCTGGTCGACACCAACTCCGACCCGACCAAACTCTCCCACCCGATTCCCGGCAACGACGACGCGGTGAAATCCATCCGCATCATCGTCGACACCATCGTCGAGGCCGTGCAGAGCGGACTTTCCCAGCGTGACAGCCGTCGCGCCGCCCGTGGCGCCGCCGACCTCAAGGCCGCCAGCGCCGCCGTGGCCGCCGCCGCCGGCATCACCGAAGAACCCGCCGCCGTGGCCGTGGTCGAAATCGAGGATGAAGTCGTCGCCGACATCATCGGTGAAGACGGCGAAGTCATCAAGCCCGCCAAGAAGAAGGCCGCTCCGGTCCGCAAGAAAATCGCCGCCCCCAAGGACGACGAGTAA
- a CDS encoding iron ABC transporter permease, with translation MRTNPSTAATIDVSVEDVTVTYNNGNVAVFDASFRLAAGTICALVGVNGSGKSTLFKAIMGFLTPARGRVRIGGDPVAAAQKKNRVAYVPQAEEVDWSFPVSVWDVVLMGRYGYMNFLRIPRPEDKRLAEESLRRVQMWDFRHRQIGELSGGQKKRVFLARALAQQGRVILLDEPFTGVDVKTEAAIIDLLRELRASGHIILVSTHNLGSVPEFCDQAVIINRTVLAFGPIADVFTEANLAKAFGGVLRHFRFDESTVQKHDGRAVTVLTDDERPLVFGKGGHLEFPHRAGHESLLEKRAREEREAGGKS, from the coding sequence ATGAGAACGAATCCTTCAACTGCCGCCACCATCGACGTCTCCGTCGAGGACGTCACGGTCACCTACAACAACGGCAATGTCGCCGTCTTCGATGCGAGTTTCCGGCTGGCCGCGGGCACGATCTGCGCGCTCGTCGGCGTCAACGGCAGCGGCAAATCCACGCTCTTCAAGGCGATCATGGGCTTTCTCACGCCCGCCCGGGGCCGGGTGCGGATCGGCGGGGATCCTGTCGCCGCCGCGCAAAAGAAAAACCGGGTCGCCTATGTGCCGCAAGCCGAGGAAGTGGACTGGTCGTTTCCCGTCAGCGTGTGGGACGTCGTGCTCATGGGGCGCTACGGCTACATGAACTTCCTGCGCATCCCGCGGCCCGAAGACAAACGGCTGGCCGAGGAAAGCCTGCGCCGCGTGCAGATGTGGGATTTCCGCCATCGCCAGATCGGCGAACTCTCCGGAGGCCAGAAAAAGCGCGTCTTCCTCGCCCGCGCGCTGGCGCAACAAGGCCGTGTCATCCTCCTCGACGAACCGTTTACCGGCGTCGATGTGAAGACCGAGGCCGCCATCATCGACCTCCTGCGCGAACTCCGCGCCTCCGGCCACATCATCCTCGTCTCGACCCACAATCTCGGCTCCGTCCCCGAATTCTGCGACCAGGCCGTGATCATCAACCGCACCGTGCTCGCCTTCGGGCCGATCGCGGACGTTTTTACCGAAGCCAATCTCGCCAAGGCCTTCGGCGGTGTGCTCCGCCATTTCCGTTTCGACGAGTCCACGGTGCAAAAACATGACGGGCGCGCCGTCACCGTGCTCACCGACGACGAGCGCCCGCTCGTCTTCGGCAAGGGAGGCCACCTCGAATTCCCGCACCGTGCCGGCCATGAATCTCTCCTGGAAAAGCGCGCCCGCGAAGAGAGAGAGGCGGGGGGAAAATCATGA
- the tsf gene encoding elongation factor Ts (EF-Ts; functions during elongation stage of protein translation; forms a dimer; associates with EF-Tu-GDP complex and promotes exchange of GDP to GTP resulting in regeneration of the active form of EF-Tu), giving the protein MTAQMVNSLREQTGAGMMDCKKALVETNGNVEEAITILRKKGNASAAKRADRATKEGRVESYIHLGGKVGVLVEVNCETDFVARNEEFGAFVKDICLHIAAASPICVSRDEVPEENIAKEREIATAQVAGKPPAAIQKIVEGKLDKYFSTVALLDQPFVKQPEKTVKEILTEQIAKTGENIQIRRFARFQLGA; this is encoded by the coding sequence ATTACCGCCCAGATGGTGAACAGCCTGCGCGAACAGACCGGCGCCGGCATGATGGACTGCAAGAAGGCCCTGGTCGAAACCAACGGCAACGTCGAGGAAGCCATCACCATCCTCCGCAAGAAAGGCAATGCCTCCGCCGCCAAGCGCGCCGACCGCGCCACCAAGGAAGGCCGGGTCGAAAGCTACATCCACCTCGGTGGCAAGGTAGGCGTCCTCGTCGAGGTCAACTGCGAGACCGATTTTGTGGCCCGCAACGAAGAGTTCGGCGCGTTCGTGAAGGACATCTGCCTCCACATCGCCGCCGCCAGCCCGATCTGCGTGTCGCGCGACGAGGTGCCCGAAGAGAACATCGCCAAGGAGCGCGAGATCGCCACTGCGCAGGTCGCCGGCAAGCCGCCCGCGGCGATCCAGAAGATCGTCGAAGGCAAGCTCGACAAGTACTTCTCGACCGTCGCCCTGCTCGACCAGCCTTTCGTCAAGCAGCCCGAAAAGACGGTGAAGGAAATCCTCACCGAGCAGATTGCGAAGACCGGCGAGAACATCCAGATCCGCCGTTTCGCCCGCTTCCAGCTCGGCGCCTGA
- a CDS encoding periplasmic chelated iron-binding protein yfeA: MNTIQSTAALRGLPCRARRALTIATLVLGAFGIGFAADAKPKRVVTTFTIIQDMAQNVAGTAAIVESITRPGAEIHEYEPTPLDIVKAQSADLVLWNGMGLERWFEKFFSNVRNVPSVVLTEGIEPLSISEGPYNGKPNPHSWMSPANAIIYVENIRKAFVALDPENAATYNANAAAYTEKLKAIDEPIRKKLEEIPESQRWLVSSEGAFSYLVRNYGMKEVWLWPVNADEEGTPRQVRKVIDIVRKNRIPVVFSESTISDKPARQVAKETKARYGGVLYVDSLTTDDGPAPTYLKLLEYNAQTIVNGFFGK, encoded by the coding sequence ATGAATACCATACAATCCACCGCCGCCCTGCGCGGCCTTCCCTGCCGGGCGCGTCGGGCGCTCACGATCGCAACGCTTGTCCTCGGCGCTTTTGGCATCGGCTTCGCGGCCGATGCCAAGCCCAAACGCGTGGTCACCACGTTCACGATCATCCAGGACATGGCGCAGAATGTCGCCGGCACCGCCGCCATCGTCGAATCCATCACCAGGCCCGGCGCGGAAATTCACGAATACGAGCCCACACCGCTCGACATCGTCAAAGCCCAGTCCGCCGATCTCGTCCTCTGGAACGGCATGGGGCTGGAACGCTGGTTCGAGAAATTTTTCAGCAATGTCCGCAACGTTCCGAGTGTCGTCCTCACCGAAGGCATCGAGCCCCTGAGCATCAGCGAAGGCCCCTATAACGGGAAACCCAATCCCCATAGCTGGATGTCGCCCGCCAACGCCATCATCTACGTGGAGAACATCCGCAAGGCATTCGTGGCGCTCGATCCCGAAAACGCGGCCACCTATAACGCCAACGCCGCCGCCTACACCGAAAAGCTCAAGGCCATCGACGAGCCGATCCGCAAAAAACTCGAGGAAATCCCCGAGAGCCAGCGCTGGCTGGTGAGCAGCGAGGGCGCATTCTCGTACCTGGTCCGCAACTACGGCATGAAGGAGGTCTGGCTCTGGCCCGTGAATGCCGACGAGGAAGGCACCCCGCGACAGGTCCGCAAGGTCATCGACATCGTGCGCAAGAACAGGATTCCGGTCGTCTTCAGCGAAAGCACGATCAGCGACAAGCCGGCCCGCCAGGTGGCCAAGGAAACGAAGGCCCGCTACGGCGGCGTCCTCTACGTCGATTCGCTCACGACCGACGACGGGCCGGCTCCCACCTACCTCAAGCTGCTCGAATACAATGCCCAGACGATTGTGAACGGCTTTTTCGGAAAATGA
- a CDS encoding peptidoglycan-binding protein: MTITRRTFLRIACLALPGSGFVPAALLAAAGEATHVVRKGDTLSAIAARYGVTVAALRQRNRLTGDVIKVGQKLVIPAASGSRGAAAAGASSAVAARSAARPPAVLDDVIAETRKVRIRSGRWKYIVVHHSGIERGNALSYHRAHLRRGMEHGLAYHFVIGNGRDSPDGKIEIGPRWRGQLDGGHVRNRVYNQHGIGICLVGNFQNRRPDKKQLDSLFALVDWLRDDAPLGGTPSVTVHRWVDINHTVCPGRYFPFSTLKSRYA, encoded by the coding sequence ATGACCATCACCCGCCGTACATTTTTACGGATTGCCTGCCTGGCGCTGCCGGGGTCGGGATTTGTCCCGGCCGCCTTGCTGGCCGCCGCGGGTGAGGCCACGCATGTCGTCCGCAAGGGCGACACGCTCTCCGCCATCGCCGCGCGCTACGGTGTGACCGTGGCTGCGCTCCGGCAGCGCAACCGCCTCACCGGCGATGTGATCAAGGTCGGCCAGAAACTCGTCATCCCGGCCGCATCCGGCTCACGCGGTGCGGCCGCGGCGGGGGCCTCCTCCGCCGTTGCCGCCCGCAGCGCGGCGCGCCCGCCTGCCGTGCTCGACGATGTCATTGCGGAAACCCGCAAGGTGCGCATCCGGAGCGGGCGCTGGAAGTACATCGTCGTCCACCACAGCGGCATCGAGCGCGGCAACGCGCTGTCCTATCACCGCGCCCACCTGCGCCGCGGCATGGAGCACGGGCTCGCGTACCATTTCGTCATCGGCAACGGGCGCGATTCACCTGACGGCAAGATCGAGATCGGCCCGCGCTGGCGCGGACAACTCGATGGCGGCCACGTCCGCAACCGCGTGTACAACCAGCACGGCATCGGCATCTGCCTGGTGGGCAATTTCCAGAACCGCCGGCCGGACAAAAAACAGCTCGATTCGCTCTTCGCCCTGGTGGACTGGCTCCGCGACGACGCTCCGCTCGGCGGCACGCCGTCCGTCACGGTTCACCGGTGGGTGGATATCAACCACACGGTGTGCCCGGGACGCTATTTTCCCTTCTCCACGCTGAAAAGCCGCTACGCGTAA
- a CDS encoding Mn-dependent transcriptional regulator: MTSGATRSTAATRKNVARKPSARAGAAASRKEKLTQAEGLRSTREAHARETAEDYVEAIAELIATMGEARVTDLARKFGVTHVTVNRTIARLQRLGYVTSLPYRSIFLTELGSKTASDARRRHEIVVEFLRLQGVPEAAAQRDAEGIEHHVSPETLAAFERALKRG; the protein is encoded by the coding sequence ATGACATCCGGAGCCACCCGATCGACCGCCGCTACGCGGAAGAATGTCGCGCGCAAACCCTCCGCTCGCGCCGGAGCGGCGGCGTCGCGCAAGGAAAAGCTGACGCAGGCGGAGGGGCTGCGCAGCACGCGGGAAGCGCATGCGCGCGAAACGGCCGAAGATTATGTGGAAGCCATTGCCGAGCTGATCGCCACCATGGGCGAGGCCCGCGTCACCGATCTGGCGCGCAAGTTCGGGGTGACGCATGTGACCGTGAACCGGACGATCGCGCGGTTGCAGCGTCTGGGCTACGTGACGTCACTGCCGTATCGTTCGATTTTCCTGACGGAGCTTGGCAGCAAGACCGCCAGTGACGCGAGGCGGCGGCACGAGATCGTGGTGGAATTTCTGCGTCTTCAGGGCGTGCCGGAAGCCGCGGCGCAACGCGACGCCGAAGGCATCGAGCACCACGTGAGCCCGGAAACCCTGGCGGCCTTCGAGCGCGCCCTGAAGCGCGGCTGA
- a CDS encoding membrane protein — MSEHLQSLLIPFQYEYMLKAMWVSALIGGVCALLSCFITLKGWSLMGDALSHAIVPGVTLAYLLGAPFAPGAFFSGLLAALGMGFVKTKTQLREDAVIGVVFTAFFALGVLLISIYPSGVSLRTIVFGNILGISDADVKQVAIISLVTVAVLGLKRKDLVLFCFDPDQARALGLNVLALHFTLLTLLAATAVAALQTVGACLVVATLVTPGATAYLLTDRFTRMLAIAGSIGVATGLTGAYASYFLDGSTGGCIVVLQTLIFLAALVFARKHGMLASRARRRRALERRPA, encoded by the coding sequence ATGAGTGAACACCTGCAATCCCTTCTCATCCCGTTTCAGTACGAGTACATGCTCAAGGCCATGTGGGTGAGCGCCCTGATCGGCGGCGTGTGCGCGCTGCTCTCGTGCTTCATCACGCTGAAAGGCTGGTCCCTCATGGGCGACGCGCTTTCGCATGCGATCGTGCCGGGCGTCACGCTGGCGTATCTGCTCGGCGCTCCGTTCGCGCCCGGCGCGTTTTTTTCCGGCCTGCTCGCGGCCCTCGGCATGGGCTTTGTGAAGACAAAGACACAGCTCCGGGAGGATGCCGTCATCGGCGTGGTGTTCACGGCGTTTTTCGCGCTCGGCGTGCTGCTCATTTCGATCTACCCGAGCGGCGTCAGCCTGCGCACGATCGTCTTCGGCAACATCCTCGGCATTTCCGACGCCGACGTGAAACAGGTGGCGATCATCTCGCTGGTCACCGTCGCCGTGCTCGGCCTGAAACGGAAGGACCTTGTTCTCTTCTGTTTCGACCCCGACCAGGCGCGCGCGCTCGGCCTCAACGTCCTCGCGCTGCACTTCACGCTGCTCACGCTGCTGGCCGCGACCGCCGTCGCCGCCCTGCAAACCGTGGGCGCGTGCCTCGTGGTGGCGACGCTCGTCACACCGGGAGCCACCGCGTATCTGCTCACGGATCGTTTCACCCGCATGCTCGCCATCGCCGGGAGCATCGGGGTCGCCACCGGCCTGACCGGCGCTTATGCCAGCTACTTCCTCGACGGCTCGACCGGCGGCTGCATTGTCGTGCTGCAGACGCTGATCTTCCTCGCCGCCCTCGTATTTGCCCGGAAACACGGGATGCTCGCGAGCCGCGCCCGGCGTCGCCGCGCGCTCGAAAGGAGGCCGGCATGA